Sequence from the Castanea sativa cultivar Marrone di Chiusa Pesio chromosome 12, ASM4071231v1 genome:
TTCATTCTTTGTTGGATTTTCTGAATACAAGTTTTGGGGCTTGATTTGTTGTTTTCcttagggtttgaatttttattattattatttttggtgtgTGTACTTCCCATGTAGTTGCTTACATCCTCCCTTGGAGTTGGAGCATCTTGcaaaatttatacttttatagAAGACAATGAGTCAGTTAAGAACTTCCATGTGTCCAGAAAATGTAGtgcatcttctctttttcttcaaatgtGTTTGGTTCTTTTCAATTTTGCATAGTTATTGTTATTGTGTATACTTGTGCATCTCTATCTCTGTGTGGGACACGGGTGGGCTAGTGGTGGCTTTCATTAAGTTGCCGTCATTGTAATAGATGCATAACCCTAACACAATAAGGACTAACTACCattaggaaagaaaaaggaCTTTCAAGAACTAAACAAGACTCAACTCCAACTTGGAAAATGAAATTcaacaataattaaaacaagCTACTCACCAAAGACCTACTACTCTTGACTCAAAACCACCCCTAACTTGAAATTACTGAGATACATCTTTCTTGTGAGATTAAAGTTGCAATATTGTATTCACTGCAAGCAATCCATAAGAGCAATTTTACTATAGAAGCTAGTCGATATAGCATAAATTAAGTTTTATTGTCTGGGGACTGCTTGAGATGTAGATATTattgaccattttcttttttcccccactccctttcttttacttcattgtctgctaatagaaattttatattgGTATGTGCTATAAAGTTTTAGGATTATAAATTATATGTAGTATAAATTTGCCTTTTGTGTTGCAGGTTAGAATTTGTCGGGAAAGGAATTCAGGTCAGGTATATGCTATGAAAAAACTTAAGAAGTCAGAGATGCTTCGAAGAGGCCAGGTATACATTTATCAGACTTGCCAGGTGGTATTACTGAGGTTTTGTATGCTATATCTGTTGCCAATTGGCTTGTCATCCTTTTAGGTCGAGCATGTGAGGGCTGAAAGGAATCTGCTTGCAGAGGTTGACAGCAATTGCATTGTCAAACTCTACTGTTCTTTTCAAGATGATGAGTTTCTTTATCTTATTATGGAGTATCTACCTGGTGGAGATATGATGACTTTACTTATGAGAAAGGATACCTTGACTGAAGATGAAGCCAGATTTTATGTTGCAGAAACAGTTCTGGCTATTGAATCTATTCATAAACACAATTACATTCATAGGTTTGTGCACTTATATGTCATGTTGTATAAATTTAATCTGAAATGGATCTGaaaatgttattttgttttactgAAGCATGGATTGAGCTAGCTTGTGTTATACCTTACAGGGACATCAAGCCCGACAACTTATTACTGGATAAACATGGACACTTGAGACTGTCAGATTTTGGACTATGCAAACCATTAGACTATAGTACATTGAAAGAGCAGGATTTTTCAGTCGGGAATAGCCCTAATGGGACTGCACAGAATGATGGGCGCCCAAAGCGCACACAACAAGAGCAACTACAGCATTGGCAAAAGAATAGAAGAACACTTGTAAGTTGTTTCTATTTTTATCTCCTTATCCCTCTCCCCTTAAATCTGGCTCTCTCAAATAGAGTATTTTCTCCTTTATGAAATAGTAGCATactaatataaactataaagagACATAATGTTGCTAGTTGCAACTTGTTTGGTGGTTTGAAAGATTTGTTTTCATGCATTGGAAGAGTTTCCATCTTCTTTTAACGGATTTTTGATTAAATTTTGTGGTGATGGACACACGATTTTTTATTTCGCTAAATCAGTTGATATTGGGCATTGTAGGCTTATTCTACTGTTGGTACACCCGACTATATTGCTCCAGAAGTTCTGTTGAAGAAAGGATATGCAATGGAATGTGATTGGTGAGTAGTGTGTGTGTTCTCTAATGGGTGTTTGGATGTCTCATAAACATTAATCTGTTCAATTTTACATGCTATAATGAGTCATTTGCATCCTAGAATTTCagttgatttattttatttttgtggctTGGCTTTCACAATAGTTTTATCTTTAATACTATGATCACACTATTATGGAAACTGGTCGTGTGTTTTTCAATGTTATGGGGCAATAAATAATTACACTTTTATGGGTTTTCTATATAAAATTTAGAGCAGtttaaatttgacaaaatcaTGGTGATTATTGATGTGCAGGTGGTCACTTGGGGCTATAATGTATGAAATGCTCGTGGGTTACCCGCCTTTTTATTCTGATGATCCCATGACAACGTGTAGGAAGGTACACTTTCTTAGATTTTTTGTAAAAGCTTTATGCAATATTTgcttaaattttctttcttcatcagTGTATATGACAACATGCTTGTCAGTTTGAATTATAATACATTAAAGTCAGCATCTGATGTTGAAGTTCAACTGAAGCTCTCTGCATCTTTTGCTTTTGGATCCCTATGATGTAAACTGGTCTGTAGATTGTTTCCACTCTAATGAAGTGTGGTTAATTGCTCAATTACAGAGGTTGAACTGAACTGCACTGAAGTTTTTagtatacaaaaaatttaatgatcCTGAAATTCCTTGCCAAGGGAgcatgggtttgtcattttgGTCGGCACACCCACATCAGACTCTGCGGGATGCATTGTGTGGCCTGGACGCTGCTGCACGCGCGTCCCCTGACCATTTATTTTCCCAACATGGCCCGATACAGTCCGACTCGGTCCGAAATGGTCCAAAATAGGACCCAATATGGGCCgaaatacttattaaaaaaaaacattaatttcaaacttatcttttatttagttttaatttcaaaCTTTCGATACTGTATTCTAATTTATAAACATCATGTAATGGTTATGCATTCACTTTATTATCTACTGTTgctcttaaattgatatatgtttaccattatattaaaaaaaatgcgtagcaattatagaaaatataaataaaaatatatttaataattaattaataaacgtATCCTTCTGCACCCAtgtcctactttttcaaaaattaccatGTCGCTGCACCACACCTGAATCCACTCCCATGCTTCCTAGTTCCATGCAATGATAATGAGGCTGAGTTGAGTCAGCAGAATTTATTTGATTTACAGTCCTTTGATTCTgaacaattgaaaatttgtattttatggGGTTAATTATGAATTATGAATTTTGAGAATAATAGAAGACAGTAAGAGGATCAGAATATCAGACACAAATCATGCATAACTGACTTTATATCGGACACAAATCATGCATAACTGACTCTACTGGCACAAAGTATAATTATTCCTCCTGCTGATTCTATAGTTCTTCTAAAATacacttcaaaaaaaagaaaagaaaagcatgtTTGGCTGCTGATTTActgaaatgatattttaatttgattgctTTTGCATGAGTTGTCATACTGGATCCATTTTTCTTAATGGTTCTTGGTTCCTCATGGAATTAGTAATGTTCCATCTCATATAAGATGGACACATGCAGAGAAGGATGGCCAATTTGTATCTCTGTTTATTTTCATGTGGGtgcaaaagaaattttattgcCTTGATGTTACCATTCTTCCCTATGTTATGCAGATAGTAAACTGGAGAACTCATTTAAAGTTTCCTGAGGAAGCAAAGCTATCTCCAGAGGCAAAAGATCTTATTAGTAAACTATTGTGTAATGTAAACCAGAGGTTAGGATCAAAAGGCGCAGATGAAATAAAGGTGTTGTATGGTGTGTCCTTTTCTGAAATTTTCGATTTGATCCATGAGCTGGTTGCAAATAACAGGAATTACCTttctgcttctttcttttttcaggctCATCCATGGTTTAAAGGTATTGATTGGGAAAAGATATATCACATGGAAGCTGCATTTATTCCTGAGGTCAATGATGAGTTGGatactcaaaattttgaaaa
This genomic interval carries:
- the LOC142619752 gene encoding uncharacterized protein LOC142619752 isoform X1, translating into MDSARSWFQKFQPRDKLRGSTRKKEPGEEGIGISNVHDAEALSNVTKQKVAAAKQYIENHYKEQMKNLQERKERRNILEKKLADADVSEEDQTNLLKFLEKKETEYMRLQRHKMGADDFELLTMIGKGAFGEVRICRERNSGQVYAMKKLKKSEMLRRGQVEHVRAERNLLAEVDSNCIVKLYCSFQDDEFLYLIMEYLPGGDMMTLLMRKDTLTEDEARFYVAETVLAIESIHKHNYIHRDIKPDNLLLDKHGHLRLSDFGLCKPLDYSTLKEQDFSVGNSPNGTAQNDGRPKRTQQEQLQHWQKNRRTLAYSTVGTPDYIAPEVLLKKGYAMECDWWSLGAIMYEMLVGYPPFYSDDPMTTCRKIVNWRTHLKFPEEAKLSPEAKDLISKLLCNVNQRLGSKGADEIKAHPWFKGIDWEKIYHMEAAFIPEVNDELDTQNFEKFEESDNQCQSHPKTGPWRKMLSSKDINFVGYTYKNFEIVNDYQVPGIAELKKKTTKPKRPTIKSLFEGESLSDISEVSETSSNHQSVHGSFLNLLPPQLEISKKRNESH
- the LOC142619752 gene encoding uncharacterized protein LOC142619752 isoform X2; protein product: MDSARSWFQKFQPRDKLRGSTRKKEPGEEGIGISNVHDAEALSNVTKQKVAAAKQYIENHYKEQMKNLQERKERRNILEKKLADADVSEEDQTNLLKFLEKKETEYMRLQRHKMGADDFELLTMIGKGAFGEVRICRERNSGQVYAMKKLKKSEMLRRGQVEHVRAERNLLAEVDSNCIVKLYCSFQDDEFLYLIMEYLPGGDMMTLLMRKDTLTEDEARFYVAETVLAIESIHKHNYIHRDIKPDNLLLDKHGHLRLSDFGLCKPLDYSTLKEQDFSVGNSPNGTAQNDGRPKRTQQEQLQHWQKNRRTLAYSTVGTPDYIAPEVLLKKGYAMECDWWSLGAIMYEMLVGYPPFYSDDPMTTCRKIVNWRTHLKFPEEAKLSPEAKDLISKLLCNVNQRLGSKGADEIKAHPWFKGIDWEKIYHMEAAFIPEVNDELDTQNFEKFEESDNQCQSHPKTGPWRKMLSSKDINFVGYTYKNFEIVNDYQVPGIAELKKKTTKPKRPTIKSLFDISEVSETSSNHQSVHGSFLNLLPPQLEISKKRNESH